From the genome of Pirellulales bacterium:
GACGCGCGCGGGAAACGAAACCATCGCGGACAATCCGTAAGGATTGTGATGGGCACACCTAGCATCTGCGATTCATTGCAAAAAGGATACCCTCCATGGAGTCACCGACCGGTCAGACGCCACCGCTCAAGGTCAGCCAACTTACCAAACGATTTCTTCAGGGCGATCGTGAAATCGACGCGCTCGTCGATGTAAATCTCGCCGTTGCCGCCGGCGAGTTCGTCGCTATCATGGGTGCCAGCGGCTCCGGCAAGAGTACGCTGCTACACTTGGTTGCAGGTCTCACCGACGCCACCTCCGGCAAGGTTTGGGTCGATGGACAAGACCTCTCCGATCTTTCCGACCGTCAGCTTACGCTATTTCGCCGTCGGAGAATTGGCCTGGTATTCCAATCGCTAAACTTGGTACCGGCGCTGACTGCCAAAGAAAACGTTCTGTTGCCGCTGCATGCCGCCGGACGCAGCTTAGATCGCAATGCCATTGCCGACCAGCTACTTTCCATGCTGGGTCTCGGCCAGCGGCGCGATCACCGCCCCAGCGCTCTGAGCGGCGGTGAGCAGCAGCGCGTCGCCATCGCGCGCGCTTTGGTTGCCGATCCGGCGATCATTTTGGCCGACGAGCCGACAGGGAGTCTTGATACGACCAATGGCCAACTCATTTGCAAACTGCTGCGCAAGCTGAACGAAGACCAGCGCCGTACCATCGTCGTCGTTACGCACGAGCCCAGCGTGGCCATCTGGTCCGACCGGATCGTTGTGCTCAAGGATGGTCGGCTGCAAAGTGAGTTCGATACCTCGCAATTCGATGGCCCTCAAGCACTCGCTGCCCATTATCAAGAATTGGCGCAAAGCATTGCGCCCGAGGAGTTGTGTCATGGGAGGATTTAAGTTAATCGCGAAGCTCGTCGTCGCACAAGCGATGATGCAGCCTGCCCGCATGATCCTGGCTAGCTTGGCTGTCATTGCGTCGGCGTGCGCGGTGGCGTGGGTCGTCAGTGGATATGAAGCGCTGGTTTCACAGTTCGACGAAAACGCAGCGAAATATCTCGGGCGGTATGATCTCATCGTGGTAACGGCCGGCGGACCTGCCAGCGCCGCGGCGGCGTTGCCGTCGTCGATCATTGATGAACTGCGTCGAGATCCGGCGGTGATCGAAGTCAATCCGATTTCGCAGTCGCGGGCGAGCGTAACGAAAGTAGCTGCGGAGGGCGTCGAATCTGAAAAAATGCTGGGAATACTCGTCGGTTCTCGGCCGCCAGTGAACGGGGCGCCGCCGATTGATCCGATGATGGTCGCCACCGATGCTAACGAAGGTCCATATGAAATGGTGGATGGCAGTTGGTTATCCAGCGACAAGACTACTCCGCAGCAGATGGAGGCGGTTGTAAGCCGTGGTGCCGCGGAGCGGCTAGGCGTGGCTGTCGGTGACGAAATTGATCTGACGACGATTGCCAACCGGATACGAACACGTGTCGTCGGCATCATCGAACAGGCCCCCGAAGCGCCAAGCGGAAGTCGTGGCCCCAGAAGCGTCGGTCGTAACGCTGTCCGAACTGGCTCCGAACCCGTCAGTAAGGGTGACGATGTTCGATCGCACAAGAGCACCTCCGCGGTATCGAAGAAGCCAGTTCGGCAAGGCATGGGAATTCCACTGGCGATGACGCAAATGCCAGCCATTGCCGCAGTGTATGTTCGCACTACCACGGCAGACCTTGCCAATGGCTACCAGGCGACGCCTGCCGTGCTCCAGATTGCGCTGCGCGACGGCTTCGATATCGCTGTGTTCCGCAAGGCATGGGATGTGCGCCTGGCCAGTGTAACGCCGCCGTTACGGGCGATCGATTTCAACTCGGTTCGCGAAGGTCTGGAACAAAGCGGCTCCGTCGGTCAAAAGCTCTCGCAGGCGTATTCCGCTACCGCGCTCGCTGCCTTGGCCGCGGTATTCATCATTTTCAGCACGTTGAGTATGGGCGTGAGCGAGCGGGGCCGCGAGTTTGCCATGCTACGAGCAATCGCGCTGACGCGCGGACAAATCGCTGCAATCATCGCCGTAGAAAGCGTTCTGCTGGCGCTGATCGGTTGGGGTGGCGGTCTACTTGCGGGTTGGGCAATTCTAACTCTCGCCGCGGCGAGCAAACCGGATCTATTTGCCAATGGGGCCGCGCTCGGTTGGACCTGTGTGTGGCTGACCGGAGCGAGTGTCTTTGGAGGCGCCCTGGGAGCGGCAATGATTCCCGCCTGGCAGGCGATGCGGATTCGACCGATCGACGCGATGGCTCCGCCGAAATGCACCGGCTCGCCGCGATGGCCAAGGGTAAGCTTCGTCGTCGGTCTGGCGCTCTTGACCGTAGCGCCGATTTCGGTGTTTCTGATCTCAATCGACAATGCAAGTCGGATCGGCATATACTCGCTCATAAGCTATCCCTGCCTGTTGATTGGGATGGCCTGCTTGACACCGGCAGTCATCATTGCGTGCGAACAGCGCTTCGGGCCGATCGTTGCTCGCACACTGAAACTCGATCCGTTGCTGGCGCTCGGACAGCTAACGAGCAATTTGTGGCGAACATTGGGGGCCACGCTCGCGCTGGCATCGGGGCTTGCGCTCTTTGTCTCCACGCAAACGTGGGGATACTCGATGCTCCAGCCCTTCTTGCCCGGCGACTGGATGCCGGATGCGATAGTCGGCTTTCAGCCGATTGGTGTTAGCAACGAACAAATGGTCGGAATCGGCAAAGTGCGGGGAATCGACGGCGAGAAGTTATTGCCGCTCGCAGTGGAGCAAGCGCCAATCGACTGGCCGGGCGAAACGCCCAGTGGCATGGGAATGGAAAACGCCGTCGTCATCGGACTCGAACCTAACACAGCCTTCGGTCGCGTTTTGCCGCGACTGCCGTTACGGTTCGTCTCAGGCAACCGAGGCGACGTCACACGATTATTGGCCAACGGCGACGGCTGCCTGATTTCTGAGGATTATCAGTTGAAAACCGGACTGAAGGTTGGCGATGCGCTGCGGTTCAAACCGCCTAATGCGCCAGACTCCACGGTCGAGTTTCACGTTGTCGGTGTAGTATCGCTGCCGGGATGGCAATGGTTTACCAAGTTTTCTGGCGTACGCCGGCATTTCGTCCGCACCGGCGGAATCGTGTTCGCCGACGCGACGCGAGTGCGAAAAGAATTCAAACTTGGGGATCGAACCGAATTCTTTTGGCTTGACTTCGACAACGCGCAGCCGGCGGCGAAAATCGAGGCTTCGTTGCAGGAAATCGCTCAGTTGAGCGCCGGCGAAAAGTTTACGACGGCCGGGGTTGGCGAAATTACCGCCTATCGGCCGTTTGCAAGACTCACCGCCACCGAAACCGTTCGCCAAGGCATAATGCAGCGGGCAAATGGGGTCATTTTTGGGATGAGCCAGTTGCCGCTGGTGACGCTGGTGATTACGTCGCTCGCGGTTGCCAATACCGTAATCGCTTCGATTCGGGCGCGAACATGGGAAATGGCGATCTTGCGATCTATTGGTACGACGCGCGGCGAATTGGTGCGGCTGGTATTGGTCGAGGCGATCCTCATCGCCATCGTGAACTGTCTGGTGAGCCTCATTTTCGGATTGATCGCCGGCTGGTGTGGCGTAGGAATGAGCCGCTACAGCGGATTCTTCTTTGGCGGGCCACCGGTGTTTGTTGTACCGTGGACGCACTTACTCACCGGATTCGCTGCCACGCTCGGCTTATGCCTACTAGCGGCGGCATGGCCGGCCATCAAGATCGGCCGCGCCAAACCGCTCACCCTGTTACAAACTGGTCGCGCAGCCATATAACGATGACCACCGTATCAACGACGCCGAAGGGATTGCTCACGAAGGTCTGAATATGCAATGCGGGATGCGGCAGAAAAGCATCCCTGGCTCGCGGGTCTGTTCCACCAGTTTCGGATGGAAGCGGTCGTACCCCCGCTGCACCGTTCCGAAGATGACGCCGATGTGCTGTGCAATTCGCGAGAACGACGAACCCTCCACGTCGCGCAATTAAGCCACTTCGTCGAGATGCGCCTTGTACCAGTTGATCGCAAACCGCTGGCATGAATGGCGGCAAACACGACACGGCTGGCATAAAGTCCGTCTTACGCTAAAGCGTGCCGTATCACCCAGTTCGGATAGCTCCTCTCATGATCCAGGTGGGACTTTGCAATCGTCCTGGGAATTCTCGCCATGCGGCGTGGCAAAGTGGGCGGAGCAGGATAGACTGGACGATAGAAGGGGTGGATTCCAAAACTGTCATCGAAAATCGTAAATCTCCACGACGCGTGTTCGACTCAATTGAAATTGCACTCGCTCCTAGTCCGGTGCGCGGCCGCATTCGCCCGCCGGGGTCGAAAAGCATTACGAACCGTGCGCTGGTCTGTGCGGCGCTGGCGGAAGGAAAATCGACACTCATTGGAGCGCTCGACAGCGAAGATACGCAAGTGATGGTCGCCGCCTTGCGATCGCTGGGCATCAAGATCGACGCCGATGAGCCTGCCAGCGTGTTGCAAGTCGTGGGTTGCGGTGGCATTATTTCGGCCGATCGGGCCGACCTTTACATTGCCAACAGCGGCACGAGCGTTCGATTTCTTACGGCGCTGGCGGCAATCGGCTGCGGCCGCTACCGCTTTCACGGTACGGCGCGAATGCACGAGCGGCCGATTCAAGACCTGCTCGACGGTTTGGGACAGCTAGGCGTGCGAGCGATTAGCGAATCTGGAATCGGCTGTCCGCCTGTGATCGTCGAAGCCAACGGCTTGCGCGGCGGCAATGCCACCGTGCGAGGCGATGTTTCGAGCCAGTTTCTCAGCGGCTTGCTGATGGCTGCGCCGTATGCCAAACAATCTGTCGAGCTGGCGGTCGCCGGCAAGCTCGTCTCGCGGCCGTATGTCAAATTGACACTTGCCGTGATGCGGTCGTTTGGAATCGACGTTGCCGACAGCGATCGTGGGCCATTCGCGATTCCTCTGGGCCATTATCGCGGTTGTCATTACCGTATCGAACCGGATGCATCCGCCGCCAGTTATTTTTTTGCCGTCGCGGCCATCACCGGCGGCGAAGTGACCGTTGAAGGGCTTTCCCGTGGCAGCTTGCAAGGTGACGTTGAATTTGTCGATTGCCTCGAGCAAATGGGCTGCGAAGTGCGCGACGACGCGAACTCGATCACGGTAGTTGGTCGTCCGCTGCGCGGCATCGAAATGAACATGAACGCGATCAGCGATACGGTGCAAACCTTGGCCGTCGTCGCGCTGTTTGCATCGGGACCGACAACGATTGCCGGCGTGGCCCACAATCGCCACAAAGAAACCGACCGCATTGGCAATCTAGCGATTGAATTGCGCAAACTTGGCGCGGA
Proteins encoded in this window:
- a CDS encoding ABC transporter ATP-binding protein translates to MESPTGQTPPLKVSQLTKRFLQGDREIDALVDVNLAVAAGEFVAIMGASGSGKSTLLHLVAGLTDATSGKVWVDGQDLSDLSDRQLTLFRRRRIGLVFQSLNLVPALTAKENVLLPLHAAGRSLDRNAIADQLLSMLGLGQRRDHRPSALSGGEQQRVAIARALVADPAIILADEPTGSLDTTNGQLICKLLRKLNEDQRRTIVVVTHEPSVAIWSDRIVVLKDGRLQSEFDTSQFDGPQALAAHYQELAQSIAPEELCHGRI
- a CDS encoding ABC transporter permease, whose product is MGGFKLIAKLVVAQAMMQPARMILASLAVIASACAVAWVVSGYEALVSQFDENAAKYLGRYDLIVVTAGGPASAAAALPSSIIDELRRDPAVIEVNPISQSRASVTKVAAEGVESEKMLGILVGSRPPVNGAPPIDPMMVATDANEGPYEMVDGSWLSSDKTTPQQMEAVVSRGAAERLGVAVGDEIDLTTIANRIRTRVVGIIEQAPEAPSGSRGPRSVGRNAVRTGSEPVSKGDDVRSHKSTSAVSKKPVRQGMGIPLAMTQMPAIAAVYVRTTTADLANGYQATPAVLQIALRDGFDIAVFRKAWDVRLASVTPPLRAIDFNSVREGLEQSGSVGQKLSQAYSATALAALAAVFIIFSTLSMGVSERGREFAMLRAIALTRGQIAAIIAVESVLLALIGWGGGLLAGWAILTLAAASKPDLFANGAALGWTCVWLTGASVFGGALGAAMIPAWQAMRIRPIDAMAPPKCTGSPRWPRVSFVVGLALLTVAPISVFLISIDNASRIGIYSLISYPCLLIGMACLTPAVIIACEQRFGPIVARTLKLDPLLALGQLTSNLWRTLGATLALASGLALFVSTQTWGYSMLQPFLPGDWMPDAIVGFQPIGVSNEQMVGIGKVRGIDGEKLLPLAVEQAPIDWPGETPSGMGMENAVVIGLEPNTAFGRVLPRLPLRFVSGNRGDVTRLLANGDGCLISEDYQLKTGLKVGDALRFKPPNAPDSTVEFHVVGVVSLPGWQWFTKFSGVRRHFVRTGGIVFADATRVRKEFKLGDRTEFFWLDFDNAQPAAKIEASLQEIAQLSAGEKFTTAGVGEITAYRPFARLTATETVRQGIMQRANGVIFGMSQLPLVTLVITSLAVANTVIASIRARTWEMAILRSIGTTRGELVRLVLVEAILIAIVNCLVSLIFGLIAGWCGVGMSRYSGFFFGGPPVFVVPWTHLLTGFAATLGLCLLAAAWPAIKIGRAKPLTLLQTGRAAI
- the aroA gene encoding 3-phosphoshikimate 1-carboxyvinyltransferase — protein: MFDSIEIALAPSPVRGRIRPPGSKSITNRALVCAALAEGKSTLIGALDSEDTQVMVAALRSLGIKIDADEPASVLQVVGCGGIISADRADLYIANSGTSVRFLTALAAIGCGRYRFHGTARMHERPIQDLLDGLGQLGVRAISESGIGCPPVIVEANGLRGGNATVRGDVSSQFLSGLLMAAPYAKQSVELAVAGKLVSRPYVKLTLAVMRSFGIDVADSDRGPFAIPLGHYRGCHYRIEPDASAASYFFAVAAITGGEVTVEGLSRGSLQGDVEFVDCLEQMGCEVRDDANSITVVGRPLRGIEMNMNAISDTVQTLAVVALFASGPTTIAGVAHNRHKETDRIGNLAIELRKLGAEVCEHEDGLTISPRPLRGAKLATYHDHRMAMSLALAGLRVPGVVIDNPRCTEKTYPNFFSDLARLVGK